In Panicum virgatum strain AP13 chromosome 5K, P.virgatum_v5, whole genome shotgun sequence, the genomic window gcggcgcgggcggcagcgACCTCGGCTGGCGGCGCGGGCCGGAGGCAGGCGGCGCGGGCCGGCGAGACTGTCAGGGCCTGAGCTCTGGGCGGAGGCGTCGCCGGAGGTCGACTACGGCAGCGGGGCGGGACGtggagtgcggcggcggcggcggggggtggcggtggcagcTCGGGAGTTGGCGGGCTTGATTCTGGTGTAGTGTGAGCTTGCCATGAAATGATCGTGTCAGATTGCTTGGCGTATTTCAAGATGGTATGGTCAGGTTTGCCGTGTTGGTAACCCCTTATCAGGTTTTAAATTAACTTagtgtgcatttggaatcgaGGGCACACAAGAACAGATCTAGAGAGAAACGAATTGAATAATTCATTTGAACATGGAACAATCTAATCAAAGAACCAAGAAAGGAAATGATATACCTTAAAAATGGATCTCATTGCCAACAGAACCTCCCAACTTGAGTTTGGCAACGACATCCCCAATTCCCCATGGCTGTCAAGGTTGCACGGATGTGCCAACGGCAGAGGCAGTCAGGCAGAGCATGAGGGGAAAGGGTGCCAGTGGTTCGGCCAGCGTGTGCTGGCACCGCGCCACAATTCTTCACGAGGATAGGTAACAGCCGCTACGCATAGGTCAGAATAATTCAACGATTCGAATGAGAAATCAAGACTGCATTGTGGCTGAGAAAACAACAAATGAGAAATCAAAACTGCATCGAGGAGAGGAGGGACTGACCATCATATCCAACGCTCGCTGGCAAACCATAAGAATAGTGGTGATGGGGATGCGAGAGGGTCTTGATTCTCGGTTGCAGTGAGTACGAGGAGAGAGGATAAAATGAGAAAGAAGGTGCAGGGAAGTTATATATTCCCTGGgtttaaaattaactttgtgAGATTTGGAGGGCACAAGCGATtccttaaaaaataaaaaaaggaatcATTTTTCCTAATGGCTACGTCAATTGGGGCAATATCCAGAATGGTTTTAGTACAAGGAATGCAATAATGTAAGTAGTAGTAATTTTCAAAGCATAAGAAATTATCATTCGCTTCAACGTCGCAAGGCAGATGCATGCTATATATAGTGTAGTATCTTTTTATAATTCCATAGTAGTATTCTATTCATATTCAAGTAGTATTTTCACAATTTGGAGAAGTATTTTTGTAATTGTGAGTAGTAattttcataatatagagtAGTATTTTTTATGCTTTATAGCAGTTCATACCTTGTGAATCATGTGACCATGAGATCATGCTGCCACACAATAGTACGACCATTTCAGCAGTCCATTTGAAGTCATACTATGGTGGAAATAATTCTGCCAGTCATTAGTCACGATTTTTTCTTATTCTTGTAAGCCATGCACTACTAAAGCTGATATGATGAATAATTGAACTAATCAATTAGTTGTGCTCTCACAGAATGGTCATTTGGGCTTCAAGATACCAAACCTAAAGTTGGGCATTGTTGCTGAAGTGTAGGGATAGAGGAAGACAATAACTtacaaaaataaatttatttaaataTTGTCTGTGTTTTACCGCCACACCTACCTAGGGATACCTATGTTTGGAGACCTTTGAGGCTCCACCTAGAGCCCTACCTTAACTGATTGCATGCTAACCACTACTCTGATTTGCGACATGGCATTGGATTGTCCTCCAAACAATAGAAATGATTGTGAGCCGTCGATATTGTCCCTCATTACCATAGTGGACATTTCCCTAGTGTGAAGAATATATATACACAAGAAAGAGCAAAAAAACACAGGACTCTTTTTGAGTGTAGCAGATCCTAGTAGTGAACTAAATCTATCTAATATAAGTTAAGTCATCATATGCATGTTCGAGTACATATAGCCATTCAAGTATTGCAAATGCTCCAAAATGCATGCATGGTTAGACTATATCTCGGAACCACACGGAAtaaaaatgataaaaaaaataatccaAAAATGTTCGAAATTATTAATAGTTGTTTGGAATCAAGGAAGGTTTTTATACTGTTTTATGCATATTTTTATGCACGACCCGTCCTCTGCGTAGCAGTGCTTGAtgatacacatgcatgcactgCCTCAATCTCTTGTGGGCTATGTATTAGCTTATTTGCCACATTATGAGATACTTTTGGTTTGGCATCCATGCATATTTATCTGCCGAATACAATTAATATTTTTTGTCCAACTTAATTACACCTTGTTTCTCAGTCGTTGGCAACTAATGTATAgactttttattttattatctTTATAACGGAGCTTCTCTTTGAAAAAATTGGGTTCTAAAATCCGGTACAGAGGCAGTGTGGTTTAATTTGTGGTAAGTattaggccccgtttgggagggcttcaccggcggcttcacgagcggcttcaggtgaagccctcccaaacgtttgtttcaggaccggcttcacgtgtgaagccggttctgaagccgtcggcggcttacacaggtaaggtgaagccatgaaatcgtggcttcacgcggcttacacatcaatctaacaagtgaagctgttttgccaaacattttctaaaacggctccaactctaccagaaaagccgctccatctgaggagccagagccagagctgtttttggaagagccgaagccctgccaaacggggCCTTAGTCACGGTTGAAATAATTTTTCAGGATATGCTTTATTAACAATAAGCTAGCAAACCACGCACATGCACTCATTaccaggaaaaaaaagagagagagagactgtcTTGCCTATATTCTCTAGCTAGTGACAGTCAAATTCCACCAGCTCTGTCATCTGCATGCATGAAAAACGAATGCAATGGACAGGCACTATAAATTAAAGCATCTCATGTGTTGGAAGTCCGCCAACAAATCTTCCGTGGATCGACCAGCCAATAACACTTGAAGGTATAACTCACAGAACCacgaatgtttttttttgagaaacacaGTACAGACGCAGACGCTCGTCACAAACACACGCGCACTCATCTCTATAAATACACGCACGCAATCCTATCtctatgagcacctccgagagactgagccggcaaatataatcctcgagattgacaaaATCACCACAGGCGCTCCGCTGTCGACgcgaacgtcgcctaccactgaaagcacaaaCACAccgttaaatcctagaaaatttgcTCCCATAGGGAGTCGAAGCCAGGACCTCATGTGCTATTGAGACTCTTGTAACTACTAGGCCACAGGCCTTTTCGCACAGAACCACGAATGTTGATAGACTTTGCAACCAAATCGATGATCATTCTTCCATTCATTGAGCAACAGCTGCTCTGAGGAGCATGTTCTTTCAACACAtacttaaggattggaatatttcttgagcaggtcgataatgtaaagaggggtagaggtaggcctaaactgacgtgggatgagtcggttaagagagaccttaagaattggaatatttctaaagagaagctctggataggagcgcttggagattagctatcaatgtgcctgaaccttgaacttatttctttcggatttcatctctagcctaccccaacttactTGGGAAAAAacgctatgttgttgttgttgtatagtACTTGCATATTTTTCTCTCTCTGGAATGCCCCATGGAAGTAATCATCAGTTGCTCTGAGAACGTCTTTATAAATTAAAGCTTCACGATATcctccaaggctccaagctTAAGCGTTACACATCTATAGAAAAGGCAGCAGCCAAAGGGGCTTTAATGTCATCAGCTTATACCCATAAACAATGACCTCTACAAAACGTACACTTTCCCCTGCTTGAACTTTCCGCTGGCCCACTTCTAATCATTGCCAGTCGTCTCCCTCACTGAAAATCCGAGGACGCTTGACTCCTGATCTTGCACAGCAGCGGCCCGCGCACACACACGCACAACAGTTCCACAGCCCGTTTTCCCTCACTGCCCGCGCGACTCCGGCCACCATGGGCTGCCCGTCGTCAGGCTTGATGAGGAGGTTCTTCTCCTGCTTCTCCGCGAGATCCAGCGGCGTTGCGGGCGACGACACCGCCTCGGATTCCGACGGGGGCGCGGACATCATCAGCGGCCTGCCCGACGACGTCCTGTCCAGCAtcgtctccctcctcccggTCAAGGAGGCAGCGCGCACGGCGGTCCTCTCCTCCCGGTGGCGCCGGCTCTGGGCCTCCAACCCGCTTGTCCTCGACGACATGGAGCTCATCCTCAGCAACCCCAGCGACGTGGGCGCGGTCGCCGCCACCGTCTCCGACGCAATGCGCGCCCACCCGGGTCCCTTCCGCTCCGTGAGCCTGACGTGCTACTTCCGCGACGCCGACGAGCACGTCCTCCGGCGCTGGGTCCGCGTGCTCGCCGCCAAGGGAGCCCAGGAGCTCGTCCTCAACAACATCCCCTGGGCGGAGCTCGACCTGCTCCCCGGCGCGCTCCTCGAGTGCCGCTCGCTCCAGCGCCTCCGGATCTCGGACTGGCGATTCCCCGACAcgtccggcgcccccgccgtcCCGGCGGCGCTGCCCCGCCTGCGGGAGCTCGTGCTCGGCAGCAGCATCATCCAGGAGCAGGACCTCGAGCGCGTGCTGGCGAGTAGCCCCGTGCTTAGGACCCTCGTCTTCGTGCTCAGCGCCGGCGTGCCCGCGCAGCTGCGCCTCAGCAACCGAAGCCTCGGGTGCGTCGTGCTCTGGCACTCCGtggcggaggagctcgccgtcgtcgccgccccgcTGCTGGAGCGGATCATCATCCACCAGACGTCAGCGTCACCATGCGCCTGCAGATGGGACGGCAGTCGCAGCATGAGGATCAAGATCGGCAGTGCGTCCTCCGTGCTGCAGGCGTTGGGATTCCTCAATCCAACCTGTCACGAGCTGCAAATTGGAGAAACGGTCATTAAGGTTCC contains:
- the LOC120709907 gene encoding putative FBD-associated F-box protein At5g56700, which codes for MGCPSSGLMRRFFSCFSARSSGVAGDDTASDSDGGADIISGLPDDVLSSIVSLLPVKEAARTAVLSSRWRRLWASNPLVLDDMELILSNPSDVGAVAATVSDAMRAHPGPFRSVSLTCYFRDADEHVLRRWVRVLAAKGAQELVLNNIPWAELDLLPGALLECRSLQRLRISDWRFPDTSGAPAVPAALPRLRELVLGSSIIQEQDLERVLASSPVLRTLVFVLSAGVPAQLRLSNRSLGCVVLWHSVAEELAVVAAPLLERIIIHQTSASPCACRWDGSRSMRIKIGSASSVLQALGFLNPTCHELQIGETVIKVGKKVAADAVVPSVKILALSVQFGVRDKARMVSSFLQCFPNIETLHVRSIPDRGANSKDGNSEFWSEIDSVECVKGSINMVVIHGFRWENCEIEFLKSILEGAKVLQKICILQDPNISVSEGDVNGTLSLLASLNKGVELLVILPGQGYGIWKYEVASDLSRNDPFDCQN